The proteins below are encoded in one region of Gemmatimonadaceae bacterium:
- a CDS encoding ATP-binding cassette domain-containing protein, which produces MQIDALRDVTFEVPEGEVFGIIGRNGAGKSTLLKILSRITTPSSGRATLRGHVASLLEVGTGFHPELTGRENVYLNGTLLGMSARDVARAFDEICDFAGIGSYIDTPIKRYSSGMQLRLAFAVAAHLAADTMVIDEVLAVGDAEFQAKCTRAMSDAAGRGRTTLFVSHNMAAVEHLCTQAVLLEHGQVVAMGSASDIVRLYLQRVSAGVAAGLRYVAPSRPAHRSAAVITGAEIAGGDGGPPVQGEDLVLKVDIEAYQAITGLQLLLGMSTLSGTLVSTLCSGDVRAEWNVAAGKHRIIARVCAKSLLPRAVTLSLRLMHHWGAEVFDNVPDALAITMQERDVLGTGVPLKADRGIVWMDAAYRLESMG; this is translated from the coding sequence ATGCAGATCGATGCACTGCGCGATGTGACGTTCGAAGTGCCGGAAGGTGAGGTGTTCGGCATCATCGGGCGCAACGGAGCGGGCAAGAGCACGCTTCTCAAGATACTGTCCCGCATCACCACGCCTTCGAGCGGTCGCGCCACGCTGCGCGGCCATGTCGCCAGCCTGCTCGAAGTCGGCACCGGGTTTCACCCAGAGCTAACGGGACGCGAAAACGTCTATCTCAATGGCACGCTGCTCGGCATGAGCGCCCGGGACGTCGCGCGCGCCTTCGATGAGATCTGCGACTTTGCCGGCATTGGTTCGTACATCGACACGCCAATCAAGCGGTATTCGAGCGGCATGCAGCTCAGACTAGCGTTTGCGGTGGCAGCGCATCTTGCCGCTGACACAATGGTGATCGACGAAGTGCTCGCTGTTGGCGATGCAGAGTTTCAGGCCAAGTGCACACGCGCTATGAGTGATGCGGCCGGTCGCGGGCGCACGACGCTGTTCGTGAGTCATAACATGGCTGCCGTCGAGCATCTGTGCACGCAGGCCGTGCTGCTCGAGCATGGTCAGGTTGTCGCGATGGGATCCGCCTCCGACATCGTTAGGCTGTATTTACAGCGCGTGTCGGCTGGCGTCGCCGCGGGTCTCAGATACGTAGCACCATCTCGTCCCGCGCATCGATCGGCGGCGGTAATTACGGGAGCCGAGATCGCGGGCGGCGACGGGGGACCTCCAGTGCAGGGCGAGGACCTGGTCCTGAAAGTTGACATCGAGGCGTATCAAGCCATTACCGGTTTGCAGCTCTTGCTGGGGATGTCGACTCTCAGTGGCACGTTGGTATCGACGCTGTGCAGCGGCGACGTCCGCGCAGAGTGGAATGTCGCAGCCGGCAAGCACCGTATCATCGCGCGCGTATGTGCGAAGTCGCTCCTGCCGCGAGCCGTCACTCTCTCGCTGCGCCTGATGCATCACTGGGGCGCCGAGGTGTTCGACAATGTACCTGATGCTCTCGCGATCACGATGCAGGAGCGCGATGTCCTTGGAACGGGAGTGCCTTTGAAGGCGGACCGTGGGATCGTATGGATGGACGCCGCCTATCGTCTCGAGAGCATGGGTTAG
- a CDS encoding class I SAM-dependent methyltransferase, whose translation MTTTEASRRQTLASFDWQWSHLPSGDFMPGDPWFDANATRVLTNELCAIDPRWFVGKRALDAGCGRGRWTRSLLELGAEVTAIDFSEAALERTAEICDNNPRLRTRRVDLLDIPSDIGEFDLVFSFGVLHHTGDTWRALENVARLVSPSGAFVLYLYGAQSWSPSETGRIERLRLELAMLPFEEKIVELRRRFPGDDPHQLFDLLSPVINDRVTLTEVTRRLSGLGFASVDPTIAHSEVYVRASRGLFAPSHMLPVIGSKSTFLEESGERWNVRRGAAFESGLRAALGDVLPRSPSPAVLRTIRDSAPNGVLVDLSLPPDRVPAELIGHGRPHHLFDHCPIDPNAQPEVRGDCVVFLGAAVGACRFPERMLRRAWAMVKPGGMLAIELSTSVIPSARRTYLDRARIEHVICPGRRTRYLSADANGPRGMRYRRSAAPVC comes from the coding sequence GTGACAACGACGGAGGCGTCTCGCCGGCAGACGCTTGCCAGCTTCGACTGGCAGTGGTCGCATCTTCCATCAGGCGACTTCATGCCCGGGGACCCCTGGTTCGACGCAAACGCGACTCGCGTGCTAACGAACGAGTTGTGCGCGATCGATCCGCGGTGGTTCGTCGGCAAGCGCGCCCTCGATGCCGGGTGTGGTCGCGGGCGGTGGACCCGGTCTCTGTTGGAGCTGGGTGCGGAAGTGACCGCGATTGACTTCAGCGAAGCAGCGCTCGAGCGAACCGCTGAGATCTGTGACAACAATCCACGCCTACGGACGCGTCGCGTCGACCTGCTCGACATTCCCTCTGATATCGGTGAGTTCGACCTCGTCTTTTCATTTGGCGTACTGCACCATACCGGTGATACTTGGAGAGCGCTCGAGAACGTCGCACGACTCGTAAGTCCATCTGGGGCGTTCGTGCTTTATCTGTACGGTGCACAGTCGTGGTCGCCGAGTGAAACAGGTCGCATCGAGCGCCTTCGTCTCGAGCTCGCCATGCTGCCCTTCGAGGAAAAGATTGTCGAGTTGCGCCGCCGTTTCCCCGGCGATGACCCGCACCAACTCTTCGATCTGTTGAGCCCTGTCATCAACGATCGGGTCACCCTCACTGAGGTGACCCGACGACTATCGGGTCTCGGATTCGCGTCGGTCGATCCGACAATTGCGCACAGCGAAGTATACGTTCGGGCGAGTCGAGGTTTGTTCGCGCCGTCGCATATGCTGCCGGTAATTGGTTCGAAGAGCACGTTTCTGGAGGAATCTGGCGAACGGTGGAACGTTAGGCGCGGCGCGGCGTTCGAGAGCGGGCTGCGCGCTGCGCTTGGAGACGTGCTGCCGCGCTCGCCGTCGCCAGCTGTGCTGCGCACGATCCGTGATTCGGCGCCTAACGGCGTGCTCGTGGACTTGAGTCTTCCCCCCGACCGCGTGCCGGCCGAGTTGATCGGGCACGGCAGACCGCACCACTTGTTCGATCACTGTCCAATCGATCCGAACGCGCAACCGGAAGTGCGGGGGGATTGCGTCGTCTTCTTAGGCGCGGCTGTCGGCGCGTGTCGATTCCCGGAACGGATGCTTCGCCGAGCGTGGGCCATGGTCAAGCCGGGTGGTATGCTCGCCATCGAGCTGTCGACTTCGGTCATCCCGTCAGCACGGCGCACCTATCTGGATCGGGCGCGGATCGAACACGTGATTTGCCCGGGAAGGCGAACGCGTTACTTAAGCGCCGACGCCAATGGTCCACGGGGCATGCGCTATCGGCGCTCGGCGGCGCCGGTCTGCTGA
- a CDS encoding glycosyltransferase: MIGLVATGWEVRALIPNGWFPPMAWRLAPAWRAACARALPANWSLDGISIGDLRFQNRVPSRLSKPLSLVGRVELALRKELASAAHRPGILLVQFALPHGSAVRASAISHGIPYAVHLRGDDVWIWPHERADRMLAFQEVVRDAALVIGVSRNILVEAQRLVGPQPIRGAVVPNGIDTRAFSPVEESERQRLRETAGIRAEQLVVLCVAPQLVAKGWPELLNALGELPYDRGRIVLHCVSSSLRDEIDVPAEAARRAPNVQVLFERDVPRHRMPDLFRMADVFALPSRSEGMSNAVLEAMASGVAVLTTRVGGHAEVIEDGSNGRLVPPGDVRALREALETLLISPSDRESLGSAARSRAERIGDSLASGRTLARLLEAVFRRDLNPDLLDEDPYSVSTDLTCGRSQATIL; the protein is encoded by the coding sequence ATGATAGGATTGGTCGCGACCGGCTGGGAAGTGCGGGCGTTGATTCCCAACGGGTGGTTTCCGCCCATGGCGTGGCGATTGGCACCGGCGTGGCGTGCCGCGTGCGCGCGCGCTCTCCCGGCCAACTGGTCCCTTGACGGTATTTCGATCGGCGACCTGCGCTTTCAAAATCGTGTTCCCAGCCGGCTGTCGAAGCCACTGTCACTCGTCGGACGTGTCGAGTTGGCCCTGCGTAAAGAGCTGGCAAGTGCCGCGCACCGGCCCGGAATTCTTCTTGTACAGTTCGCGTTGCCGCATGGGAGTGCCGTTCGAGCATCTGCAATCTCCCACGGAATTCCTTACGCCGTTCATTTGCGTGGCGACGACGTATGGATCTGGCCGCACGAACGCGCCGATCGGATGCTGGCGTTCCAGGAGGTCGTTCGGGATGCAGCCTTGGTCATCGGCGTTTCGCGAAACATTCTCGTGGAAGCCCAGCGACTGGTAGGCCCGCAGCCGATTCGCGGCGCAGTCGTGCCTAACGGTATCGACACGCGGGCGTTTTCGCCCGTCGAGGAGTCGGAGCGCCAACGGTTGCGTGAGACGGCAGGCATTCGCGCTGAACAGCTAGTTGTGCTGTGCGTGGCGCCGCAGCTAGTCGCCAAAGGATGGCCCGAATTGTTGAACGCGCTCGGGGAGCTACCATACGACCGCGGTCGCATCGTTCTCCACTGCGTGTCGTCCTCGTTACGAGATGAGATAGACGTACCTGCGGAAGCCGCACGTCGGGCTCCGAACGTGCAGGTCCTGTTCGAGCGCGATGTGCCTCGGCACCGCATGCCGGATTTGTTCAGAATGGCTGACGTCTTCGCATTGCCCTCACGAAGCGAAGGCATGTCTAACGCAGTGTTGGAAGCGATGGCATCCGGCGTGGCAGTACTGACGACTCGCGTCGGCGGCCATGCAGAAGTGATCGAAGACGGCTCGAACGGGCGATTAGTCCCGCCAGGCGACGTGCGAGCGCTGCGCGAAGCGTTAGAGACTTTGTTGATCTCACCGTCCGACCGTGAATCGTTGGGGTCCGCCGCGCGATCGCGAGCCGAACGAATTGGCGATTCCCTCGCGTCAGGACGCACGCTCGCGCGACTCTTGGAGGCTGTGTTCCGACGCGACTTGAACCCGGACTTGCTCGACGAGGATCCGTATTCAGTGTCCACGGACCTCACTTGCGGTCGCAGTCAAGCAACCATCCTCTAG
- the asnB gene encoding asparagine synthase (glutamine-hydrolyzing), whose amino-acid sequence MCGIAGRYGVAPLEVAEADELANSFQTALRARGPNGWQHHHDSDLVLVHRRLAIIDLSAAAAQPLWNEDQTICVIANGEVYNHRELREQLTRQGHRFRSRSDSEIIVHLYEQHGIDACCAALEGMFAFALWDSRSRDLYLVRDRLGIKPLVLAEHDHGVSFASTLPALLCDADVPRVLREEAFVALLKWGFVPSPWSAVRAARRLDPGSWIRIRAGRVREEHAWWSDLPTDRDATEADVRRAIERAVDGHLVSDVPIGVLLSAGIDSGIVAGLARRLQAEPTLQAWTVRHAGFVDDEYPGAMQAAACFGLPCTAVDVGDAGLTEERFDNIIAAMDEPLAVSSLVGLHGLFREIAPSRRVILTGDGGDELFAGYSWHAGMPAVPSWARGARFARVAPVLAGLSNLPGRAGSFGKVAARVRREPSMVYLDKLRTTRDDVLEHLGIAAIQNDPMELRAAAAWNRFAANGTLEQMLAVDRGTALVDEMLAKLDTAAMAYGIEARVPLLADQVVQVAKRTREDLKWAGDRGKIVLRNWYARLGPKGLSARRKTGFNSPVGKWFEGERGEFLREHVRASLGFFDASADGSNLTPGTHMALAVADAWRIRVSAIPPVRAQLMQR is encoded by the coding sequence ATGTGTGGCATCGCCGGTCGCTATGGAGTCGCTCCCCTCGAGGTAGCAGAAGCAGATGAACTTGCGAATTCCTTTCAAACAGCCTTGAGGGCACGGGGGCCTAACGGCTGGCAGCACCACCACGACTCTGATCTCGTGCTCGTCCACCGTCGCCTCGCGATCATCGATCTCTCGGCGGCTGCAGCGCAGCCCTTGTGGAACGAAGATCAAACGATCTGCGTCATCGCGAACGGGGAAGTTTACAATCACCGGGAGCTGCGCGAGCAATTGACCAGGCAGGGGCACCGCTTCAGGAGCCGGTCTGACTCCGAGATTATTGTGCACCTGTACGAGCAGCATGGGATCGATGCGTGCTGCGCAGCTCTAGAAGGCATGTTCGCGTTTGCGCTCTGGGATTCGCGAAGCCGAGACTTGTATCTCGTGCGCGACCGCCTCGGCATCAAACCGCTGGTGCTCGCCGAGCACGATCACGGGGTCAGCTTCGCATCCACACTTCCCGCGTTGCTCTGTGACGCGGACGTGCCGCGAGTTCTGCGAGAGGAGGCATTTGTCGCACTATTGAAGTGGGGCTTTGTTCCGTCGCCATGGTCGGCCGTTCGCGCGGCGCGCCGACTCGATCCGGGATCTTGGATTCGAATCAGAGCCGGTCGTGTGCGTGAAGAACACGCCTGGTGGAGCGATTTGCCAACCGATCGCGACGCGACCGAGGCGGATGTACGACGCGCAATCGAGCGGGCAGTCGATGGGCACCTGGTCTCCGATGTTCCGATCGGAGTTCTGCTCAGCGCTGGCATCGATTCCGGTATTGTTGCCGGTTTGGCTCGGCGTCTTCAGGCTGAACCGACGCTCCAAGCGTGGACCGTTCGACACGCAGGCTTCGTCGACGATGAATATCCCGGCGCAATGCAGGCGGCCGCGTGCTTCGGCCTTCCGTGCACCGCCGTGGATGTCGGCGACGCGGGGCTAACGGAAGAACGATTTGATAACATAATTGCAGCAATGGACGAACCGCTTGCCGTCAGCAGCCTGGTCGGCCTGCACGGGCTCTTCCGAGAGATCGCACCATCGAGGCGGGTGATCCTGACCGGCGATGGCGGCGACGAGTTGTTCGCTGGTTACAGCTGGCACGCGGGTATGCCGGCGGTTCCTTCTTGGGCGAGGGGCGCGCGGTTCGCACGAGTCGCGCCGGTCCTGGCCGGTCTCTCTAACCTGCCTGGTCGAGCAGGTTCGTTCGGGAAGGTCGCGGCGCGCGTTCGTCGAGAGCCTTCCATGGTGTATCTCGATAAGCTGCGCACGACCCGGGATGATGTTCTCGAGCATCTCGGTATCGCTGCGATTCAAAATGACCCGATGGAACTGCGGGCTGCCGCAGCTTGGAACCGCTTCGCGGCCAATGGAACGCTGGAACAGATGCTCGCTGTGGATCGCGGGACTGCGTTAGTCGACGAAATGTTAGCGAAGTTGGACACGGCCGCGATGGCGTACGGCATCGAGGCGCGCGTTCCGCTCTTGGCGGATCAGGTCGTGCAGGTGGCCAAGCGTACGCGTGAGGATCTGAAATGGGCGGGGGATCGGGGGAAGATCGTGCTCCGAAACTGGTACGCTCGCCTAGGGCCTAAAGGTTTGTCGGCCCGTCGCAAGACCGGCTTCAATTCGCCCGTGGGAAAGTGGTTTGAAGGGGAGCGCGGCGAGTTTCTTCGCGAGCACGTGCGCGCCAGCCTCGGTTTCTTCGATGCATCGGCAGACGGGAGCAATCTCACTCCTGGCACCCACATGGCCCTCGCCGTTGCGGATGCTTGGAGAATAAGGGTCAGTGCGATACCGCCGGTGCGTGCACAATTGATGCAGCGTTAG
- a CDS encoding glycosyltransferase, giving the protein MDSVESPVRINAGRPAKDGEYIVVHVVVQETTKPLVGPQVLDHMQSQATTPGSSRPTRVIVLLLEPLRRVFKPEVKRAVRSLKARAPGVTVVLLPYVSRLTVAKNASFLARLVKRWANGRPVVFHCRGERAVGWAHALSQHFGHTGIIADVRGPWPEELLFARSRQAFHSAQAANNRDYEHATRNLLAALSLSQRAATVSDGMCEWLAALGVAPTKLDCVPCCVRNVVYDEDAREQMRDRLGISRDLVLAYVGVVNRFQYLTEGLGEFVALAMQGNPTVRFMAITPDQRDMSTLLRDAGVDLTRIFIFHLPQELVASHLMAADAGLILGKPGVLKSVVQPVKFGEYLAAGLPVIASRGSLGIDRLVTAYQAGILVDYTKENWSNDEVQRALDTVSATRNTLRMGALALCRDHLLWERYASAQREAYVDALTMAKTRATCMRASGAAPADTLRCVMR; this is encoded by the coding sequence GTGGACTCGGTCGAGTCACCGGTTCGAATAAACGCTGGCCGCCCTGCGAAGGATGGCGAGTATATCGTCGTTCATGTCGTCGTGCAGGAAACGACGAAGCCCCTCGTCGGTCCGCAGGTCCTCGATCACATGCAGTCGCAGGCTACGACGCCCGGCTCATCGCGCCCCACGCGCGTCATCGTCCTTCTCTTGGAACCGCTGCGTCGGGTGTTCAAGCCAGAAGTGAAGAGGGCTGTCCGCTCGCTCAAAGCGCGCGCTCCTGGCGTTACGGTTGTGTTGCTACCCTACGTTAGTCGATTGACTGTCGCAAAGAACGCTTCGTTTCTCGCGCGATTGGTGAAACGCTGGGCAAACGGCCGTCCCGTGGTGTTTCACTGTCGCGGTGAGCGGGCGGTTGGATGGGCGCACGCCCTGTCTCAACACTTTGGACACACAGGCATCATCGCGGACGTTCGAGGACCGTGGCCAGAAGAGCTGCTATTTGCACGTAGTCGTCAAGCGTTCCATTCCGCACAAGCGGCGAACAACCGCGACTACGAGCACGCAACGCGCAACCTTCTCGCGGCACTTTCCTTGTCGCAGCGCGCCGCTACCGTGTCTGACGGAATGTGCGAGTGGCTTGCCGCCTTGGGGGTCGCACCGACAAAACTGGACTGCGTTCCCTGCTGCGTTCGGAATGTGGTTTACGATGAGGATGCGCGCGAGCAAATGCGCGACCGTCTCGGTATTTCGCGTGATCTGGTCCTGGCGTACGTCGGAGTCGTTAACCGGTTTCAGTATCTGACGGAGGGGCTCGGCGAGTTCGTGGCGCTCGCGATGCAAGGAAACCCGACGGTTCGTTTCATGGCGATCACCCCGGACCAACGGGACATGTCCACCCTGCTCAGGGATGCCGGAGTGGACTTGACCAGAATCTTTATTTTTCACCTTCCACAAGAATTGGTCGCGAGTCATCTGATGGCCGCTGACGCTGGTCTCATCCTCGGAAAACCGGGCGTTCTCAAGTCCGTCGTGCAGCCGGTGAAGTTCGGCGAGTATCTCGCTGCCGGGTTGCCTGTCATTGCCTCTCGGGGGTCGCTCGGGATCGACCGGCTCGTCACTGCATATCAGGCTGGAATCCTCGTGGACTACACAAAAGAGAATTGGTCGAACGATGAGGTTCAACGTGCGTTAGACACTGTTAGCGCAACGCGCAATACTCTTCGAATGGGAGCGCTGGCACTCTGTCGTGACCACCTCTTGTGGGAGCGATATGCGAGCGCCCAGCGCGAGGCATACGTCGATGCACTCACGATGGCGAAGACACGTGCCACGTGCATGCGCGCTAGCGGTGCCGCGCCAGCCGACACGCTGCGTTGTGTAATGCGATGA